In one window of Tenacibaculum mesophilum DNA:
- the trpD gene encoding anthranilate phosphoribosyltransferase has protein sequence MKKILNTLFEQKRLTKEQSKEVLINIAQEKYNASQIAAFITVFLMRPVSVDELSGFREALLELAIKVDLSDFNTIDLCGTGGDGKNTFNISTLTSFIVAGTGHKVAKHGNYGVSSASGSSNMLEFLGYNFTNDETTLKRQLEEANICFLHAPLFHPAMKVVAPIRRELGVKTFFNMLGPLVNPSRPQNQLVGVFNLEVARVYNYMLQQSEVNYGVVHALDGYDEISLTGDFKLFTKEAEQQVSPSDLGQKQISPSAIFGGNTVKEAAEIFVNIINGKGTEEQNNVVLTNAAFALKTFNKNKSFEIAFEEAKDSLLGLRAKECLNKLITN, from the coding sequence ATGAAAAAAATACTAAACACCCTATTTGAACAAAAACGATTGACCAAGGAACAATCGAAAGAAGTTTTGATAAATATTGCACAAGAAAAATACAATGCTTCACAAATAGCTGCATTCATTACCGTGTTTTTAATGCGACCAGTTTCGGTTGATGAATTATCAGGGTTTAGAGAAGCTTTATTAGAATTAGCGATAAAGGTAGATTTATCAGACTTTAATACGATTGATTTATGCGGAACAGGGGGAGATGGAAAAAATACGTTCAACATTTCAACATTAACCTCATTTATTGTGGCGGGAACAGGACATAAAGTTGCAAAACATGGAAATTATGGTGTGTCTTCTGCATCAGGTTCTTCTAATATGTTAGAGTTTTTAGGATACAATTTCACAAATGATGAGACTACGTTAAAGCGTCAGTTAGAAGAAGCAAATATTTGTTTTTTACACGCACCGTTATTTCATCCGGCGATGAAAGTTGTAGCACCTATTCGAAGAGAATTAGGAGTAAAAACATTTTTTAACATGTTGGGGCCATTGGTAAATCCAAGTCGTCCACAAAATCAATTGGTGGGCGTATTTAATTTAGAGGTTGCCAGAGTGTACAATTATATGTTGCAACAATCTGAAGTAAATTATGGTGTGGTACATGCATTAGATGGGTACGACGAAATATCGTTAACAGGAGATTTTAAATTATTTACAAAAGAGGCAGAGCAACAAGTTTCTCCATCTGACTTAGGACAAAAACAAATTTCTCCATCAGCTATTTTTGGAGGGAATACCGTTAAAGAAGCTGCTGAAATATTCGTAAATATTATTAATGGAAAAGGAACAGAAGAGCAAAATAATGTGGTATTAACTAACGCAGCATTTGCCTTAAAAACGTTTAATAAAAATAAGAGTTTTGAAATCGCATTTGAAGAAGCTAAAGATTCGTTATTAGGGTTAAGAGCGAAAGAATGTTTAAATAAATTAATTACGAATTAG
- a CDS encoding DUF3103 family protein: protein MKTPRILLGALLASMLFIGCNNSEELVTGSESLTEEQISSLTNKKEATFQFIDLMKNQSFKEKTLELLNNQQPSVAMSKILNQTSEFVSDEESYKMLMSKTTMLEGKASKEAAPEKIEILEVWMHNGERIEDFSNVLFSFAPEGDEKTWERVEAYTIDKEVVYLDPKEAPSQTVIVIETDGFEALKREVIYMNEYLQENGVQNNRFLKSSLDLSTKSARNTGLETTKLDKIRLNDDEEPWISGAAEVYAITSGIKDDKNNPEIKVIPMYYLDHDDTDYYPNQILLFWDDYQYQAANIQLFEKDDNTNYKDLVSAIVNGVFQIIGTVSTQPWVNVLGQIAGAIIQAMPDSWYANNDDYVDSFYTIEKNKSYYNYYGARRNAKVNLSPFYVAPN, encoded by the coding sequence ATGAAAACCCCCCGAATTTTATTAGGAGCTTTATTGGCTTCTATGTTGTTTATTGGCTGTAACAATTCTGAAGAATTAGTTACTGGTTCAGAAAGTTTGACAGAAGAGCAAATTTCTAGTTTAACAAATAAGAAAGAAGCTACTTTTCAATTTATTGATTTGATGAAGAATCAAAGCTTTAAAGAAAAGACTCTTGAGTTGTTGAATAATCAGCAACCAAGTGTAGCGATGTCTAAAATTTTAAACCAAACTTCTGAGTTTGTAAGTGATGAAGAGTCATATAAAATGTTAATGTCTAAAACCACTATGTTAGAAGGTAAGGCGTCTAAAGAAGCCGCTCCTGAAAAGATAGAGATTTTGGAAGTTTGGATGCACAATGGAGAGAGAATAGAAGATTTTTCTAATGTATTATTTTCTTTTGCTCCTGAAGGAGATGAGAAAACTTGGGAGAGAGTTGAAGCGTATACAATAGATAAAGAAGTTGTTTATCTTGATCCTAAAGAAGCACCAAGTCAAACAGTTATTGTTATTGAAACTGATGGTTTTGAAGCCTTGAAGAGAGAGGTAATTTATATGAATGAGTATCTTCAAGAAAATGGAGTTCAAAACAACAGGTTTTTAAAGTCTTCATTAGATTTAAGTACTAAATCTGCAAGAAACACTGGATTAGAAACTACGAAGTTAGATAAAATAAGATTAAATGACGATGAAGAACCTTGGATAAGTGGTGCTGCTGAGGTATATGCAATAACATCAGGTATTAAAGATGATAAAAACAATCCTGAAATTAAGGTAATACCTATGTATTATTTAGATCATGATGATACTGATTATTATCCGAATCAAATATTATTGTTTTGGGATGATTATCAATACCAAGCTGCAAATATTCAGTTATTTGAAAAAGATGACAATACAAATTATAAAGACTTAGTTTCTGCTATTGTAAATGGAGTTTTTCAAATTATAGGAACAGTTTCAACACAACCTTGGGTTAATGTTTTGGGTCAGATTGCTGGAGCAATAATTCAAGCGATGCCTGATAGCTGGTATGCCAATAATGATGATTATGTAGATTCGTTTTATACAATTGAAAAAAATAAGAGTTACTATAATTATTATGGAGCTAGAAGAAATGCAAAGGTGAACTTATCTCCTTTTTATGTAGCTCCAAATTAA
- the asnB gene encoding asparagine synthase B, which produces MCGIVCAFDLKQSSDKLRPQLLEMAKKVRHRGPDWSGIYSDEKTIMAHERLAIVDPASGQQPLFSHDRRFVLAANGEIYNHKEIRKQLKEKHEFLTKSDCEVILALYKEKGVEFLDDLNGIFGFAVYDSITDEYLVARDHMGIIPLYMGWDKHGTFYVASELKALEGVCNKIEIFPPGHYYTREDGLQKWYSRDWMEYEAVKDNKTSIDEVRDALEAAVHRQLMSDVPYGVLLSGGLDSSITSAIAKKYAAKRVESGDKDAAWYPQLHSFSIGLEGSPDLAAAKKVSEYIDTIHHEITFTIQEGLDAIKDVIYNLETYDITTVRASTPMYLMARVIKSMGIKMVLSGEGADELFGGYLYFHKAPNAEEFHKETVRKLDKLYQYDCLRANKSLMAWGIEGRVPFLDKEFMDVAMRINPEDKMINDERMEKWVLRKAFESYLPKEVAWRQKEQFSDGVGYNWIDTLKEVVEAAITDEMMANAPHRFPTQTPRAKEEYYYRSIFEEHFPSETAALTVPSVPSIACSTPTALAWDKSFQNQNEPSGRAIKAVHEDAY; this is translated from the coding sequence ATGTGTGGAATTGTATGTGCGTTTGATTTAAAACAATCTTCAGATAAATTAAGACCTCAATTATTAGAAATGGCTAAGAAAGTTCGCCATAGAGGTCCAGACTGGAGTGGAATTTATAGCGATGAAAAAACAATTATGGCACATGAGCGACTAGCAATTGTTGATCCTGCCTCTGGACAACAACCTCTATTTAGCCATGACCGTAGATTTGTCTTAGCTGCTAATGGAGAAATATATAATCATAAAGAAATAAGAAAACAACTTAAGGAAAAACATGAGTTTTTAACTAAATCTGATTGTGAGGTTATCTTAGCTTTATACAAAGAAAAGGGAGTTGAGTTTTTAGATGATTTAAACGGGATTTTTGGTTTTGCTGTATACGATTCAATTACAGATGAATATTTAGTAGCTCGTGACCATATGGGAATTATTCCTTTATACATGGGATGGGATAAACACGGAACTTTTTATGTGGCCTCTGAGTTAAAAGCGCTAGAAGGAGTTTGTAACAAAATCGAAATTTTTCCTCCAGGACACTATTATACGCGTGAAGACGGATTACAAAAATGGTATTCTCGTGATTGGATGGAATACGAAGCTGTGAAAGACAATAAGACCTCCATAGATGAAGTTCGCGATGCTTTAGAAGCCGCTGTTCATAGGCAACTAATGAGTGATGTACCTTATGGAGTATTACTTTCTGGTGGATTGGATTCTTCCATCACCTCTGCTATTGCAAAAAAATATGCTGCTAAACGCGTAGAATCTGGTGATAAAGATGCTGCTTGGTATCCGCAATTACATTCATTTTCTATTGGTTTAGAAGGTTCACCTGATTTAGCTGCAGCTAAAAAAGTATCGGAATATATTGATACTATTCATCATGAAATAACCTTTACTATTCAAGAAGGCTTAGACGCAATAAAAGATGTTATTTACAACTTGGAAACTTACGATATTACAACAGTTCGTGCCTCTACTCCAATGTATTTAATGGCACGTGTTATTAAATCTATGGGAATAAAAATGGTCTTATCTGGCGAAGGTGCTGATGAACTTTTTGGAGGATATTTATACTTCCATAAAGCCCCTAATGCAGAAGAATTCCATAAAGAAACTGTACGAAAACTAGATAAATTGTATCAATACGATTGTTTACGCGCCAATAAAAGTTTAATGGCTTGGGGAATTGAAGGTCGTGTACCATTTTTAGATAAAGAATTTATGGATGTAGCAATGCGTATTAACCCAGAAGACAAAATGATTAATGATGAACGTATGGAAAAATGGGTGTTACGTAAAGCTTTTGAGAGCTATTTACCAAAAGAAGTAGCTTGGAGACAAAAAGAACAATTTTCTGACGGAGTTGGCTACAACTGGATTGACACCTTAAAGGAAGTTGTAGAAGCTGCTATTACTGACGAAATGATGGCAAATGCTCCACATCGCTTTCCTACGCAAACACCAAGAGCTAAAGAAGAATACTATTATCGTTCAATATTTGAAGAGCATTTTCCAAGTGAAACTGCTGCTTTAACAGTTCCATCTGTACCTTCAATTGCTTGTAGCACTCCTACTGCACTGGCTTGGGATAAAAGTTTTCAAAACCAAAACGAACCTTCTGGTAGAGCTATCAAAGCTGTACATGAAGACGCTTACTAA
- a CDS encoding anthranilate synthase component II yields the protein MKILILDNYDSFTYNLVHYVEDITGKLPDVYRNDEISVDEIKKYDAIILSPGPGIPDEAGILKETIKTYAGKIPIFGVCLGLQAITEVFGGKLENLNDVFHGVATEMKVTKNNAITFKDISETFEAARYHSWIASHNNFPEELEITAVDEEGSIMALRHKEFAIEAVQFHPESILTPDGKKMIQNFIAFAESQKPKA from the coding sequence ATGAAGATATTAATATTAGATAATTACGACTCATTTACCTATAATTTGGTACATTATGTGGAGGATATAACAGGAAAGTTGCCAGATGTGTATCGTAACGATGAAATTTCAGTAGATGAAATTAAAAAATACGATGCTATTATTCTGTCACCAGGACCAGGTATTCCTGATGAAGCAGGTATTTTAAAGGAAACTATAAAAACCTATGCAGGTAAAATTCCAATTTTTGGAGTGTGTTTGGGTTTGCAAGCAATAACGGAAGTTTTTGGAGGTAAGTTAGAAAACTTGAACGATGTATTTCATGGAGTAGCTACTGAAATGAAAGTGACTAAAAATAATGCAATTACCTTTAAAGATATTTCAGAAACTTTTGAAGCTGCACGTTATCACTCTTGGATTGCTTCACACAACAACTTTCCTGAGGAACTAGAAATAACAGCAGTTGATGAAGAAGGAAGCATTATGGCATTACGCCATAAAGAATTTGCTATTGAAGCAGTACAGTTTCACCCAGAAAGTATTTTAACTCCAGACGGAAAAAAAATGATTCAGAATTTTATTGCTTTTGCCGAAAGCCAAAAGCCAAAAGCTTAA
- a CDS encoding anthranilate synthase component I family protein has product MKKITFKTIAKKQLADMITPVSLYLRTRDKYANSLLLESSDYHSKENSYSFLCIEPLITIKAENDELLLSYRKEELEREPIQRNFYEKFDAYSNVISINCSEEIKSFNGLYGYTTFDAVQYFETIQLKSDKAPSEIPVLQYSFFRFIVAINHFKNEMILIENIPEGEESRLSEIENLVNSQSFAKYDFAFQGEETSNITDEEFKQSVTKAKEHCKRGDVFQLVLSRQFQQKFKGDEFNVYRALRSINPSPYLFYFDYGSFKLMGSSPEAQIKINEGQAIINPIAGTFRRTGDDEKDRELAKELANDPKENAEHVMLVDLARNDLSKHATNVTVETYKEVQYFSHVIHLVSTVTGKITGNPIEIVGDTFPAGTLSGAPKYKAMELIDTYENQTRGFYGGCVGFIGLNGNVNQAIAIRSFVSKNNTLFYQAGAGIVINSKEENELQEVNNKLAALKKALVLAEEI; this is encoded by the coding sequence ATGAAAAAAATTACCTTTAAAACAATAGCAAAAAAACAATTGGCAGATATGATAACGCCAGTTAGCTTGTATTTAAGAACAAGAGACAAGTATGCGAATAGTTTGCTGTTAGAAAGTTCAGATTATCATAGTAAAGAAAATAGTTATTCGTTTTTGTGTATAGAACCTTTGATAACCATCAAGGCAGAAAATGATGAATTGTTATTGTCGTATCGAAAAGAAGAATTAGAAAGAGAGCCTATTCAAAGAAATTTTTATGAGAAGTTTGATGCGTATAGCAATGTTATTTCGATAAATTGTTCAGAGGAAATAAAATCATTTAATGGATTGTATGGTTATACAACTTTTGATGCGGTTCAATACTTTGAAACAATTCAGTTAAAATCAGATAAAGCACCTTCTGAAATTCCAGTATTACAGTATAGCTTTTTCCGATTTATTGTAGCAATCAATCATTTTAAAAATGAAATGATTTTGATAGAAAATATACCAGAAGGAGAAGAATCTCGATTATCAGAAATTGAAAACTTGGTAAATTCTCAATCTTTTGCTAAATACGACTTTGCTTTTCAAGGAGAAGAAACTTCGAATATCACGGATGAGGAATTTAAGCAAAGTGTAACAAAAGCAAAGGAACATTGTAAAAGGGGAGATGTTTTTCAGTTGGTTTTATCACGTCAATTTCAACAAAAATTTAAAGGAGATGAATTTAATGTGTACAGAGCATTACGCTCTATAAACCCTTCTCCATATTTATTTTATTTTGACTACGGAAGCTTTAAATTGATGGGGTCTTCGCCAGAAGCACAAATTAAGATAAATGAAGGTCAGGCTATTATTAATCCAATTGCAGGAACCTTTAGAAGAACAGGTGATGATGAAAAAGATAGAGAGTTGGCGAAAGAGTTAGCAAATGACCCGAAAGAAAATGCAGAACATGTAATGTTGGTTGATTTAGCGAGAAATGATTTAAGTAAACATGCAACCAATGTAACAGTTGAAACCTATAAAGAGGTTCAATATTTTAGTCATGTAATTCACTTGGTATCAACAGTAACAGGTAAAATTACAGGAAACCCAATAGAAATTGTTGGAGATACATTTCCAGCAGGAACATTAAGTGGAGCACCAAAATACAAAGCCATGGAATTGATAGATACATACGAAAATCAAACCCGTGGATTTTATGGAGGATGTGTTGGTTTTATTGGACTGAACGGAAATGTAAATCAAGCCATAGCAATTCGTTCTTTTGTAAGTAAAAATAATACTTTGTTTTACCAAGCAGGTGCAGGAATTGTAATTAATTCTAAAGAAGAAAACGAACTACAAGAAGTAAATAATAAGTTAGCAGCACTTAAAAAAGCATTGGTGTTAGCAGAAGAAATATAA